The region ATGAGATGTCACGGGAATTGCTCAAATCCACAACAATTTGATAAAGAAGCTGAAGCATTAACCACAAAATTTTTATAAAAGGGCTATGATGTAAgttcattgaaggcatcaaaagacCATGTGGCCAGTATACCACGCCAAGATCTTCTGAAAGAAAAATCACTAGCAAAAAAACAGGAAACAACAGATTTTGTCCCAATTATAGTACAATATAATTCAAATGTTAACATCTTCAGGAAATTAGTTAGTAAAAATTGGGGGACCCTTAAGGATGATAAAATTCTGGGAGCCCTTATCCCTGAACACCCACGCTTTATTTTTAAAAAAGCACGTAATCTGGGTAATCTAATTGCACCTACGGTACAAAATCCTAAAGCCCATATAACAGAAACATTTTTTGAAAGAACTTTAAGAGGATTTTTTCCCTGTCATAAGTGCACTATGTGTAAACAAACACATACCTGTAAAAAAAGTGTAATAACAAAAGATTGAAAAAACTACACCATCAAGCACTTTATCACATATACCACAGAAGGGGTCATTTACATTATACAATGTCCCTGTAATAAATTATATGTCGGCCGCACGAAACGCCCACTGAAAGTGAGAATTGGCGAACACATTCGCAACATTAAACAAAAATTCCTCAGTCATCCACTTTCTAAACACTTTGTGGAGCAACACAATAGTGATATACACTCCATGGCAATTACAGGTTTTGAAAAATTGCCACCACCATGGAGAAATGTGAATTATATAGCAGCCATGTTCCGTGTGGAAACAAAATGGATCTTTACTTTAGACACCATTATTCCTAAGGGACTAAATAGTGAAACTGAACTATTTTGttttttgtaacaaaaaaaaaaacaaaggggaagagaaggggaaggaagaaaaaaaaaaaaaaaaaaactgatgataCTTCCCCTTTAAAAGGACCATTAGTGCACacaggaccatccctgatgaaggaaagcgtACTTTCCGAAACGTGTAGGAATTGAATGGTCCCTGTTGCACCCTGTATCAGACGAGCAGGCAAACACACACGTGGTTGATGACGTCACGCCAGGTCCTGCCCTGACCATTGCACACAGCACAGCGAGGTAGTAACCGGCAGCTGGCTGATCAGAGCTCCCACACGCCGCCTGAATTTCTTTGCCGCCCGCACCGCTAGGAGAGAAGAAGTGGCGTCACCTAACAACAGAGGTAACAGCGGCGTGTTACAGATTTCCGACCCGGTTAATCTGTACTAACACGTGCCGCATCACCTTAATCTCTAGaagctctgccaccggccggggcatctTCTACCCAAATTCGACTATTGCATGCATGATTTGACTTTCATAGGACTTTCTACTGTGGATCAAGGACTGGGAAAGTCACCTAACATCAGAGGTTAAACCCTCTCTAATAGACTCTAatcggactccttttttttttttttttttctgtacaactTGTTACGTTTTTATCGTTCTATTTTTTACCTTACAGGCTCGCAGTATAAAAACTTTGCATGCTTCATTACAGGTGGCTGCAATAACCCACCAGATATTTGATCACACAGCGCATTAACCCTTACTGCTCAGTTTTTCCACAGGTGGTTAGCGCTATATGTTACTATTCTCATAGCATCGTCAATCAAATTTTCTTGGCTTTTTGGGCATATTGCAATCGAATCATACAGGATACTGTTGTCTCCATagtgtatattttatatattttactaccCTCCTCTTATGCATACTATACAACTCTTCAATATATATCCCGAGTAAACATATATTTCTTCTATTTAGATTTCATTTAGTGTGTTTTTTCGTTATTTAGGGATTCAACACTGTTTTCATCTGGTTTCCTGTGCGCAAATCTAATAATTTTAGAATTTCTTATTTTTCTGACAACATGGTGGTTATTGTCTAGATTTGCAGCAATAGGACACCTTATATACTAGCGCCACTGAAAATATACATTTTAACGAAACATATTCAAAACCAATAGaaaaaaatgttaaagggaacctgtcagcagattttgccgctataaaatgCAGCCACTggttttcagggctgatatacagcattctataatgctgtagataagcctccggtccaacctgcaagtgaagaaaaataagttatattatactcacccggcgggagcggtccggtccgatgggtgacgCAGGTctgggtcctcccatcttcttgcaacgccGCCCTCCTGCTACTTCATCGCTCCCCAGAAtcggtgctcctgcgcaggcgtacttatctgccctgttgagggcagagtaaatactgcagtgcacaggtgctgggcctctctgacctttcccggaaccTGCGCACTGCACaattttactctgccctcaacagggcagataagtacgcctgcacaggagcacctATGCCAGGGAGCGATAAAGAAGCATGAGGGcagcgtcgcaagaagatgggaggcgccggacccaaccTGCGACACACATCAGACAGGACCACCCCATGGGTGAGtacaataaaacttatttttcagttctttcaGGTCGGgttagggacttatctacagcattatagaatgctgtagataagccctgaaaggcagtggccacatcttatagcagcaaaatctgctgacaggttccctttaaaagaaaaaaacgaCAACTTCTACGATCATTTGTACCATGCTCCAAGTTTTGAAATAGTTTTGGTTGGCGGAGCCTCTTTTAGTGCTTTACACACCTTGCAGTAATGAGTCTGCCAATCAGTATTTCCAAAGGGATGAAGTCTGGATCTCCATGAAAAATACTGTTGGTAAGCTTTCTCATCACCATCTAACTTCAAGATATATTTAGCGAGCTCTTCAGCTGTGGAGAAGTCATCTACATGGATAAAAGAGTCTTTTGGAATAAAGCGTTCATAGTTTTTACGAGTAGTACCAAGAACAACTGGTACGCATCCAAACGACAATGCGTTCTTCCAAAGTTTCTCTGTAATATAGTCTTCATGAATAGAGTTTTCAAAGGCAAGATAAAACTTGTACTGTGACAAAGCTTGTTCATCTTCATTTCTTGGCAGAGGTAAATTCTGCCTTCCATAAATGTCTACAGGTAGAAATTTCTTTAGTTCCTGATAATAGTGTACTCTTTTAGAACCTGGATTCCAGTTACTTATTGCCCAGGCCACCAGCTTGGTCTTTGGAGGAATTTGGAAGGTATCTCCTTCTTTATTTGGATCTAACCAACCATAAGGTGAGAAAATATCTGAGTCAGCTCTGTAAGACATTGTGAGGTTGATAAGATCATCCATAAAATGCAAATTTGGGCTATGTGATGGAGACTCCAAGTTAAACC is a window of Ranitomeya variabilis isolate aRanVar5 chromosome 2, aRanVar5.hap1, whole genome shotgun sequence DNA encoding:
- the LOC143806829 gene encoding 4-galactosyl-N-acetylglucosaminide 3-alpha-L-fucosyltransferase FUT6-like is translated as MEHQGKTLTYRNAFIIFIAQLFLSTIFFSLYNYGNRSLISSKFSYTSIPPETANTTKIILVWTWPFGGVFPLNKCPPYTDISGCFYTANRSLYSSADAIVMHHRDVCNSRKQLPQMPRPSNQYWVWFNLESPSHSPNLHFMDDLINLTMSYRADSDIFSPYGWLDPNKEGDTFQIPPKTKLVAWAISNWNPGSKRVHYYQELKKFLPVDIYGRQNLPLPRNEDEQALSQYKFYLAFENSIHEDYITEKLWKNALSFGCVPVVLGTTRKNYERFIPKDSFIHVDDFSTAEELAKYILKLDGDEKAYQQYFSWRSRLHPFGNTDWQTHYCKVCKALKEAPPTKTISKLGAWYK